One stretch of Oceanipulchritudo coccoides DNA includes these proteins:
- the rseP gene encoding RIP metalloprotease RseP — protein sequence MFLRILSDPFAIVLVVLFFGASIFIHEYGHYIAARWRKLKIERFSIGFGPRLFGWKDKQGVDWRVSLFPLGGYVALPQLADLRGIEGAPDDEADPLPPISYADKMIVAAAGAFFNILFALGLGSILWVTGIPVSEQYESTTVGYVSSQLVDSDGMEREGPAIRAGIQPGDTILAIDDQPISNWEDITYAITTGVRRSASGNPKTDILVERAGEQLNLEVFPILDEFENIRRIGMAPANSLLIGDVMENSPAERAGLGKGDEIKAVNGEPVFHTVALSRLIRDNPEKELQLTIENDGNERVISLTPEQVIYNKAGDTTPMIGVRWQQVLDTRHYNPVAQVVDAVKVTFRVLGALIHPQSDVGIRNLSGPVGISYTLYVISQIGILEVLSIVVLINVNLAILNLLPIPVLDGGHMAFATIAKIRRKAIPANVIASAQGAFMLIFLMIFIYVTFFDVGRVRRNESAITEGEQSMDERVPIQFRGPVEKTIEDQPEQ from the coding sequence ATGTTTCTAAGAATCCTTTCAGATCCCTTTGCGATCGTCCTGGTAGTCCTGTTTTTCGGGGCCTCTATCTTTATCCACGAATACGGACACTACATTGCGGCCCGGTGGCGCAAACTGAAGATCGAGCGCTTCTCGATCGGATTTGGGCCACGCTTGTTCGGATGGAAGGACAAGCAGGGTGTGGACTGGCGCGTCTCCCTGTTCCCGCTGGGCGGATATGTCGCCCTTCCACAGCTTGCGGACCTGCGTGGCATTGAGGGGGCGCCGGACGATGAAGCTGATCCGCTTCCACCAATTTCCTACGCCGACAAAATGATCGTCGCTGCTGCCGGGGCCTTTTTCAATATCCTCTTTGCCCTTGGGCTCGGAAGCATTCTCTGGGTCACGGGTATTCCTGTCTCAGAGCAATATGAGTCCACGACCGTCGGATATGTCTCCAGCCAGTTGGTTGACTCGGATGGCATGGAACGCGAGGGACCGGCCATCCGGGCGGGCATCCAACCGGGCGACACAATCCTGGCGATTGATGACCAACCTATTTCAAACTGGGAGGACATCACCTATGCAATCACAACCGGAGTCCGCCGTTCCGCATCGGGAAATCCCAAAACGGACATCCTTGTCGAGCGTGCAGGCGAGCAATTGAATCTCGAAGTCTTCCCCATCCTTGATGAGTTCGAGAATATCCGGCGGATTGGCATGGCCCCGGCAAATTCGCTCCTCATCGGCGATGTCATGGAAAACTCCCCGGCAGAACGAGCAGGTCTCGGGAAAGGCGATGAGATCAAGGCCGTCAATGGGGAACCGGTTTTTCATACAGTTGCCCTCAGTCGGCTCATTCGGGATAATCCGGAAAAGGAACTGCAACTCACAATTGAAAATGACGGGAATGAGCGCGTAATAAGTCTGACTCCGGAGCAAGTCATCTACAACAAGGCGGGTGACACCACGCCGATGATCGGGGTGCGCTGGCAGCAAGTTCTCGATACCCGTCACTACAATCCGGTCGCTCAGGTTGTCGATGCGGTCAAAGTCACTTTTCGCGTTCTTGGAGCCTTGATACATCCGCAATCGGATGTCGGTATCCGCAATCTATCGGGACCGGTCGGCATCAGCTACACGCTCTACGTCATATCCCAAATCGGAATCCTCGAGGTGCTCTCCATCGTTGTCCTCATCAACGTGAACCTGGCCATCCTCAACTTGCTCCCCATTCCCGTGCTGGATGGCGGGCACATGGCCTTCGCGACCATCGCCAAGATCCGCAGGAAGGCGATCCCTGCCAATGTCATCGCATCGGCACAAGGCGCCTTCATGCTGATCTTCCTGATGATCTTCATTTATGTGACTTTCTTCGATGTGGGACGAGTGAGACGTAATGAATCTGCCATTACAGAAGGTGAGCAATCGATGGACGAGCGCGTTCCTATCCAGTTTAGAGGGCCGGTCGAAAAGACAATTGAGGATCAACCTGAACAATAG
- a CDS encoding ABC transporter permease has translation MRSLAVKARNDRISRIVLPVITGCLLLALWYWIKGHWNLHDFILPAPHDVLIAFASERETLFRATGVTFMGAMIGFIAAISIGFAISLAMASIRILRYSLYPFVIFMQMIPILAMAAIVVIFFDVGLQSVALIAFLIGFFPVVASTLQGLMSVPEGQREMFRIYKASPWQELFLLRVPYSLPYFFTGAKIAATLAVIGSVTGEIFAGSTNRAGGLGFMIMIYKSELKISAIYAATLLCCLLGFCFVAVVLYFRQLALRKWHESSFPEQN, from the coding sequence ATGAGGTCCTTGGCTGTGAAAGCGCGTAACGACAGGATAAGCCGGATCGTCCTTCCGGTCATTACAGGATGCCTGTTACTCGCCCTCTGGTACTGGATCAAGGGGCATTGGAACCTCCATGACTTCATCCTGCCCGCACCGCACGATGTCCTGATCGCCTTTGCCAGCGAGCGGGAAACACTCTTCAGGGCCACCGGGGTGACCTTCATGGGGGCCATGATTGGCTTTATCGCCGCAATCAGTATCGGCTTTGCCATCAGCCTTGCCATGGCCTCTATCCGCATCCTCCGGTACAGCCTGTATCCATTTGTCATTTTCATGCAGATGATTCCCATCCTTGCGATGGCGGCAATCGTGGTCATATTTTTCGATGTCGGGCTCCAGAGCGTCGCCCTCATTGCCTTCCTGATCGGGTTTTTTCCCGTTGTTGCAAGTACACTTCAGGGATTGATGTCCGTTCCCGAGGGTCAACGCGAGATGTTCAGGATCTACAAGGCAAGCCCATGGCAGGAATTGTTTCTCCTCCGGGTTCCTTACAGCCTGCCCTACTTTTTCACCGGGGCGAAAATTGCCGCCACCCTTGCCGTGATCGGTTCGGTTACCGGGGAGATTTTTGCGGGCTCCACGAACCGGGCTGGCGGGCTCGGCTTCATGATCATGATCTACAAGTCGGAATTGAAGATTTCCGCCATCTATGCGGCCACGTTGCTTTGCTGCCTGCTTGGGTTCTGCTTTGTCGCGGTTGTCCTTTACTTTCGTCAACTTGCCTTGCGCAAGTGGCACGAATCCTCCTTTCCCGAGCAAAACTAA
- a CDS encoding ABC transporter ATP-binding protein, whose amino-acid sequence MHSGPAIALTEISKRFGDGPLVLDHVSLSAQPGEIVAIVGPSGCGKSTLLRLVAGLLKASNGSIEQAGPEINPAFIFQDATLLPWATVEQNIALPLRLKGHSRKKQEKVARHWAGRVGLEEVLHYYPRQLSGGMQMRVSIARALSLSPNLLLLDEPFGALDAITRNRLNEELLDLHRDTDWTAFFVTHSVNEAVFLSNRIIILGRNPGRVSAVIENPLQFPRDSHTRESLEFQQRVAETTARLHEVLGCESA is encoded by the coding sequence ATGCATTCTGGACCAGCCATCGCCCTCACCGAGATCAGCAAACGGTTTGGCGATGGACCCCTTGTCCTCGACCATGTTTCCCTGTCCGCCCAGCCCGGTGAAATTGTCGCCATTGTCGGGCCTTCGGGATGCGGGAAGTCGACGCTTTTGCGCCTTGTTGCCGGTTTGCTGAAGGCGAGCAATGGCTCCATTGAACAGGCCGGACCGGAGATTAACCCGGCTTTCATCTTTCAGGATGCCACCCTCCTGCCTTGGGCCACCGTCGAACAGAACATCGCCCTGCCCCTGCGCTTGAAAGGACATTCGCGGAAGAAGCAGGAAAAAGTTGCCAGGCACTGGGCCGGACGTGTCGGACTGGAAGAGGTTCTGCACTACTATCCGCGCCAACTCAGTGGCGGCATGCAAATGCGGGTCTCCATTGCGCGTGCCCTGAGCCTCTCCCCCAACCTGCTCCTTCTCGATGAACCGTTTGGCGCATTGGATGCCATCACGCGCAACCGGCTCAATGAAGAGCTTCTAGATTTGCACCGGGACACGGACTGGACGGCCTTTTTCGTGACGCATTCGGTCAACGAGGCGGTCTTCCTGTCCAACCGGATCATCATCCTCGGCAGGAATCCGGGAAGGGTGAGTGCTGTCATTGAAAATCCGCTACAATTCCCCCGTGATTCCCATACACGGGAATCGCTTGAATTCCAACAACGGGTGGCTGAAACCACTGCCCGCTTACATGAGGTCCTTGGCTGTGAAAGCGCGTAA
- the dxr gene encoding 1-deoxy-D-xylulose-5-phosphate reductoisomerase, with protein sequence MAELRKVVLLGATGSIGESTLAVIRNNPERFQLIGIAANQNSEAIEAIKEEFKVAHSALYKKDGLDGLMALATLPEADVVVVATTGTVGVRPTIAALEAGKTVGLANKETLVLAGKFVMEAAARSKGCILPVDSEHNAIFQCLEGLKDRTNLKRILLTASGGPFLHHTKRELEEVTLEQALDHPNWDMGPKVTIDSATMANKGLEMIEAKWLFGLQPGQIDVVIHPQSIIHSMTEFRDGSVMAQLAPPSMTFPIQHVLAWPDKVEPCQEGLDFTKIHNLELRPPDLDKFPCLALAREALQQGGIAPAVYNSANQAAVDAFLEKKLGFLAIPKVIRHCLESASFKEPGSLEELLDLENELLQFAGAQIEKIAD encoded by the coding sequence ATGGCTGAACTTAGAAAAGTCGTCCTCCTTGGAGCCACCGGTTCGATCGGGGAAAGCACCCTCGCCGTTATTCGGAATAATCCGGAGCGATTCCAATTGATCGGGATCGCCGCCAACCAGAATTCGGAGGCCATTGAGGCTATCAAAGAAGAGTTCAAGGTGGCGCACAGTGCGCTTTACAAGAAAGACGGTCTTGATGGATTAATGGCGCTGGCAACTCTCCCGGAGGCCGATGTGGTCGTTGTCGCCACCACGGGAACGGTCGGGGTTAGACCCACGATTGCCGCTCTTGAAGCCGGCAAGACAGTTGGCCTCGCCAACAAGGAGACCCTTGTCCTTGCCGGGAAATTCGTGATGGAAGCCGCGGCCCGATCCAAGGGCTGCATCCTTCCCGTTGATTCCGAGCATAATGCCATCTTCCAGTGCCTTGAGGGATTGAAGGACCGCACCAACCTGAAACGGATTTTGCTGACTGCCTCCGGCGGCCCCTTCCTCCACCACACGAAGCGCGAGCTGGAGGAAGTCACGCTTGAGCAGGCATTGGACCATCCCAATTGGGACATGGGCCCGAAGGTGACTATCGACTCGGCCACAATGGCCAACAAGGGGCTGGAGATGATCGAGGCAAAATGGCTCTTTGGCCTGCAACCCGGACAAATCGATGTCGTTATCCATCCGCAGAGCATCATTCACAGCATGACCGAATTTCGTGATGGATCCGTCATGGCCCAGCTTGCGCCGCCGTCGATGACCTTCCCCATCCAGCACGTTCTTGCCTGGCCCGACAAGGTTGAGCCCTGCCAAGAGGGACTGGACTTCACCAAAATTCACAATCTTGAGCTTCGGCCGCCGGATCTGGATAAATTTCCCTGCCTCGCCCTGGCTCGCGAAGCCCTGCAACAGGGCGGAATCGCCCCGGCTGTCTACAATTCTGCCAACCAAGCCGCAGTAGATGCCTTCCTTGAAAAAAAACTGGGCTTTCTTGCCATTCCCAAAGTGATCAGGCATTGTCTGGAGTCTGCGTCATTCAAGGAACCCGGTTCCCTGGAGGAGCTGCTTGATCTCGAAAATGAGCTGTTGCAATTTGCCGGGGCTCAAATCGAGAAGATCGCTGACTGA
- the pdxH gene encoding pyridoxamine 5'-phosphate oxidase, producing the protein MDVTHLREEYRREALNQETLHADPMEQFKFWFGQARESEIKEPNAMVLSTVDSDGQPWTRTVLLKKLDPSGLIFFTNFESRKARHIQHNGKVSILFLWLDLERQISINGTAEKIPTSESLAYFVTRPLGSRLGAWTSQQSSVIKSRSLLEAKLEEMKRKFADGKIPLPSFWGGYRIVPESYEFWQGRQSRLHDRFMYSKSGDTWQVERLQP; encoded by the coding sequence ATGGACGTCACGCATCTCAGAGAGGAATACCGCCGCGAGGCACTCAACCAGGAGACCCTCCATGCCGACCCCATGGAGCAATTCAAGTTCTGGTTTGGACAGGCGCGGGAATCCGAAATCAAGGAACCCAACGCCATGGTGCTTTCAACCGTCGATTCCGATGGCCAGCCATGGACACGCACCGTGCTCCTCAAGAAACTCGATCCCAGCGGGCTGATTTTCTTCACCAATTTCGAGAGCCGTAAGGCCAGGCATATCCAGCACAATGGCAAGGTCTCCATTCTCTTTCTCTGGCTCGATCTTGAGCGCCAGATCAGCATCAACGGTACCGCCGAGAAAATCCCAACCAGCGAGTCACTCGCCTACTTTGTCACACGTCCGCTGGGCAGCCGCCTCGGTGCATGGACTTCCCAACAGTCTTCGGTCATCAAGTCGCGTTCACTTCTCGAGGCGAAACTTGAAGAGATGAAGCGCAAATTTGCCGATGGAAAGATTCCCCTGCCCTCCTTCTGGGGAGGTTACCGGATCGTTCCCGAGTCCTACGAATTCTGGCAGGGCCGCCAAAGCCGCCTGCACGACCGGTTCATGTATTCAAAATCCGGTGACACCTGGCAGGTCGAGCGGCTCCAGCCCTGA
- a CDS encoding undecaprenyl-diphosphate phosphatase gives MNRFNLSRLCRLSCLSISLLVAAGSIHGEDGTAPVAEPPAELGWTDAVILGLVEGITEYLPISSTGHLLITNEVLKLNSEVPMLDESGAPLMTPDGEAVTLKTAADAYAIVIQAGAILAVLFLYWSRVWQVILGVLGLSPNGRLLARNLIVAFLPAAVLGLLLDDWIESMLFAPLPIAIALIVGGFLMLAVESWRKHQLPDDDDIVDLHTLGVRQSLFIGFMQCIAMWPGTSRSMMTIVGGYVAGLRPTKAAEFSFLLGLITLTAAAGYKAVSSGPALFLAIDMGPLLLGIFVAFVSAALAVKWLVSYLTRHGLAIFAWYRFVLAGLVIFFLVR, from the coding sequence ATGAATCGTTTTAATCTTAGCCGGCTTTGTCGCCTTTCGTGTCTATCGATTAGTCTCCTTGTTGCCGCTGGATCAATCCATGGCGAGGACGGCACTGCCCCGGTTGCAGAGCCACCGGCTGAGCTGGGCTGGACGGATGCGGTCATCCTCGGGCTTGTCGAAGGCATCACTGAATACCTGCCCATTTCCTCCACAGGTCACTTATTGATCACCAATGAGGTCCTCAAACTGAATTCAGAAGTCCCCATGTTGGACGAATCCGGGGCGCCTCTCATGACGCCCGACGGAGAGGCTGTGACGCTGAAGACCGCTGCCGATGCCTATGCCATCGTCATCCAGGCCGGTGCCATTCTGGCCGTCTTGTTCTTGTATTGGAGTCGCGTTTGGCAAGTCATTCTCGGGGTGCTCGGATTGAGTCCCAACGGACGGCTCCTGGCCCGGAACCTGATTGTCGCATTTCTTCCGGCCGCAGTCCTCGGCCTACTGCTTGATGACTGGATTGAGTCCATGCTCTTCGCTCCCTTGCCCATCGCCATCGCCCTGATCGTTGGCGGCTTCCTTATGCTGGCCGTGGAATCCTGGCGCAAGCATCAGCTTCCCGATGATGATGACATTGTGGACCTGCACACCCTCGGTGTTCGGCAATCCCTCTTTATCGGATTCATGCAATGTATCGCCATGTGGCCGGGAACAAGCCGCTCCATGATGACCATTGTCGGCGGGTATGTTGCCGGCCTGCGCCCCACCAAAGCGGCTGAGTTCAGCTTTCTTCTCGGGCTCATTACCTTGACCGCAGCGGCGGGCTACAAGGCCGTCAGCAGCGGGCCGGCCCTCTTTCTGGCGATCGACATGGGCCCGCTTTTGCTCGGAATTTTCGTGGCCTTCGTCTCTGCGGCCCTGGCCGTCAAATGGCTCGTTTCTTACCTGACCCGCCACGGACTGGCGATATTTGCCTGGTACCGTTTTGTCCTGGCCGGCCTTGTCATTTTCTTCCTTGTCCGCTAA
- a CDS encoding phosphatidate cytidylyltransferase, whose product MKQRIIATAILWAIVITLPLLLGKWGAFILIAAFGTGAFYELLELLRQAGRPVDRNVALPAFVVILLAAILIPPWILPPVAILAAGLAITFIASLFKTGVGSFGSVAMITVGALILMLMPFFTAALMVHESGIILAVWVVAVAKFGDVGALLTGLWIGKTKMAPAFSPKKTWEGLAGGVVLSVLVSVGFVLMAKDSLPAGLTILTAAISGVLICLAGVIGDLIESAFKREAKVKDSGTIIRGIGGVFDLADSLILAFPTAYFINWLLF is encoded by the coding sequence ATGAAACAACGCATCATCGCTACCGCCATCCTCTGGGCAATTGTCATTACCCTGCCGCTACTTCTGGGTAAATGGGGGGCTTTCATTCTAATCGCCGCCTTCGGAACCGGGGCTTTTTATGAGCTGCTTGAGCTACTGCGGCAGGCCGGCCGGCCGGTGGACCGCAATGTCGCCCTACCCGCTTTTGTGGTCATTCTTCTGGCCGCTATCCTGATCCCTCCATGGATATTGCCACCGGTGGCGATTCTCGCTGCCGGGTTGGCCATCACCTTTATCGCAAGCCTTTTCAAGACTGGTGTCGGGAGCTTTGGTTCCGTCGCCATGATTACTGTCGGCGCACTTATCCTCATGCTGATGCCGTTTTTCACCGCCGCCCTGATGGTCCATGAATCTGGCATCATCCTCGCGGTCTGGGTCGTTGCCGTCGCCAAGTTTGGCGATGTGGGTGCCTTGCTGACCGGCCTCTGGATCGGAAAGACAAAAATGGCGCCAGCATTCAGCCCCAAGAAAACCTGGGAGGGACTGGCCGGAGGAGTTGTTTTATCCGTCTTGGTCAGCGTCGGCTTTGTCCTCATGGCCAAGGATTCCCTGCCCGCGGGACTGACCATTTTAACCGCGGCTATTTCAGGGGTATTGATCTGCCTGGCCGGCGTAATCGGGGACCTGATTGAGAGCGCCTTCAAGCGTGAAGCAAAGGTGAAGGATTCCGGCACCATCATTCGGGGTATCGGCGGCGTTTTTGATTTGGCCGACAGCCTGATTCTTGCCTTCCCGACTGCCTACTTCATCAACTGGCTTCTTTTTTAA
- a CDS encoding MFS transporter produces the protein MGISKTPWDPRIPFDPAKFPVFYGWVIVAASTIGIIASIPGQTMGVSVYTDTYIEALGLDRVQMTTAYLVGTGLSGFLVSTGGVLFDKLGARKFFVVSVMLFGVALAYMSQMDRIISLFGMTGSTVFALAVASLGFTGIRFFGQGMVTLGSRSMLSKWWNLRRGRMVAISGCFVAFGFSLAPRVLDWQIQLFGWRGSLLVNGGLLFFGLSALAWVFFRDNPEECGLEMDNGWRPEKRHENPDTLLLKEFTRGEAMKTYSFWIITISLSFHGLFTTAYTFHVIDLARSFKVPRETILNFFIYSSFLSVTANFVVGYITDRIRLRFVITVFCLGGFVFCGSLLMLPTQIGMIVLVIGMGISWGIFPILSTVGYARYFGRAHIGAINGASMAWLVWGSAVGPLFFSLSKDYMGGYEAAIYGSMAIYLLLAIGSVFSQNPSKQAQA, from the coding sequence ATGGGAATTTCAAAAACACCATGGGATCCCCGGATCCCCTTTGATCCGGCGAAGTTCCCTGTCTTCTACGGCTGGGTTATTGTCGCGGCCTCAACAATCGGCATCATTGCCAGCATCCCTGGCCAGACAATGGGGGTGAGCGTTTACACCGACACCTATATCGAGGCCCTTGGTCTGGACCGTGTGCAGATGACGACTGCCTATCTGGTTGGCACCGGCCTGAGCGGGTTTCTGGTTTCCACAGGAGGTGTGCTTTTTGACAAGCTGGGGGCGAGGAAGTTCTTTGTTGTCTCCGTGATGCTCTTCGGGGTGGCCCTTGCCTACATGAGCCAGATGGACCGCATTATCAGCCTCTTCGGAATGACGGGGTCAACTGTCTTCGCGCTTGCCGTGGCTTCACTCGGCTTCACGGGCATTCGCTTTTTCGGACAGGGAATGGTCACCCTTGGTTCCCGTTCAATGCTCTCCAAATGGTGGAATTTGAGACGCGGGAGGATGGTCGCCATCAGTGGATGTTTTGTCGCCTTCGGATTCTCGCTCGCCCCGCGTGTCCTCGATTGGCAGATACAGCTCTTCGGCTGGAGGGGAAGCCTCCTTGTCAATGGTGGCTTGCTGTTTTTTGGTCTCTCGGCCCTGGCCTGGGTCTTCTTCCGCGACAACCCGGAGGAATGCGGGTTGGAAATGGACAATGGCTGGCGCCCGGAAAAGCGTCATGAAAATCCAGACACCTTGCTTTTGAAGGAATTCACACGGGGTGAGGCGATGAAGACCTATTCCTTCTGGATTATCACGATTTCCCTCTCCTTTCATGGTCTGTTCACCACGGCCTACACTTTCCACGTCATTGACCTTGCGCGCAGTTTCAAAGTCCCGCGTGAGACCATTCTGAACTTTTTCATCTATTCCAGTTTCCTCTCAGTCACCGCAAATTTTGTTGTCGGTTACATAACTGACCGGATCCGGCTGCGCTTTGTCATTACCGTTTTCTGCCTGGGCGGATTTGTCTTTTGTGGCAGTCTGCTAATGCTTCCCACCCAAATTGGAATGATCGTTCTTGTCATTGGAATGGGCATCAGCTGGGGCATCTTCCCAATCCTCAGCACCGTTGGCTATGCACGCTATTTTGGACGGGCCCATATTGGCGCGATCAACGGTGCCTCCATGGCCTGGCTGGTCTGGGGAAGTGCCGTGGGACCCTTGTTTTTCAGTCTCAGCAAAGACTATATGGGAGGCTATGAGGCGGCCATTTACGGGAGCATGGCAATCTATCTCCTTCTTGCCATCGGCAGTGTTTTCTCCCAGAACCCGTCCAAGCAAGCACAAGCTTGA
- the ispG gene encoding (E)-4-hydroxy-3-methylbut-2-enyl-diphosphate synthase, which translates to MPSSTTNPLPYCQSRFQTVRRASREVRVGDIVIGGKHPLVVQSMTTTPTQDVAATVKQSIDLAEAGCEVVRITAQNVKAAEALGEIRKQFTAAGFGKTPLVADIHFLPQAAMEAVKHVEKVRINPGNYADKKKFQVKEYSDSEYDSEIQRLHESFSPIVKRCKELGRAMRIGTNHGSLSDRIMNRYGDTPLGMCESALEFIRIAESHGFHDIILSMKASNPKVMIQAYRLMVAKMLEENMHYPLHLGVTEAGDGDDARIKSAIGIGSLLYDGLGDTIRVSLTEDPVAEVPVAQALADKAMALWEESAERTSPDPVDPYTYKRRAVEEGSLGTSCKLGPLEPPLVIQPGPPPESVPSMEAYIDGLNSAQQALKDARIEGLLLKLTPELLGDLADWRNKLSGVVEFMVWDSSGLEYESSWIQSLKAGTRPGDVWMTTYTDRGEWISFCTEAAEAKARVALAISPESLTKLFPGDLDAAGSPAIVTLPDSAIVHAKPHALGRYRQLAEVVSALDSRNPVWIRNSSATSIDREKDHFGDRLLEASMLSGALLCDGIGDMISVETVPSIRQSTTLAYDILQGARTRSTKTEYVACPSCGRTLFDLQSTTQRIREATGHLKGVTIAVMGCIVNGPGEMADADFGYVGGAPGKVNLYVGKECVQYHIPAAEAVDALIALIKKHDKWTDPEQD; encoded by the coding sequence ATGCCGTCATCCACGACTAATCCACTGCCTTATTGCCAATCCCGGTTCCAGACGGTGCGGCGGGCCAGCCGCGAGGTACGGGTCGGGGATATTGTGATCGGGGGAAAGCACCCGCTCGTGGTCCAGTCAATGACCACAACGCCCACGCAGGACGTGGCGGCTACCGTGAAGCAGAGCATTGATCTCGCGGAGGCGGGATGTGAAGTCGTCCGTATCACGGCCCAGAACGTCAAGGCGGCGGAAGCGCTGGGGGAGATCCGCAAGCAATTCACCGCGGCCGGTTTTGGGAAAACTCCCCTCGTGGCGGACATCCACTTTCTTCCGCAGGCCGCCATGGAGGCGGTAAAGCATGTGGAAAAGGTCCGGATCAATCCGGGCAACTACGCCGACAAGAAAAAGTTTCAAGTCAAGGAGTATTCAGATTCTGAGTACGATTCCGAAATCCAGCGCTTGCACGAATCCTTCTCGCCAATTGTCAAGCGGTGCAAGGAGCTCGGTCGGGCCATGCGAATCGGGACCAACCACGGCAGCCTTTCCGACCGCATAATGAACCGCTACGGGGATACGCCGCTTGGCATGTGTGAGAGCGCCCTTGAATTTATCCGTATCGCCGAGTCGCACGGCTTCCACGACATCATCCTCTCCATGAAGGCTTCCAACCCGAAGGTGATGATACAGGCATACCGTTTGATGGTCGCCAAAATGCTCGAGGAAAATATGCATTACCCCCTTCATCTGGGAGTGACTGAAGCCGGTGATGGAGATGATGCCCGCATCAAGAGTGCGATCGGTATCGGGTCCTTGCTTTATGATGGCTTGGGTGACACGATCCGGGTCTCCCTCACGGAGGATCCGGTAGCGGAAGTCCCGGTGGCGCAAGCGCTCGCCGACAAGGCAATGGCGCTGTGGGAGGAATCAGCAGAGCGCACCAGCCCGGACCCTGTCGATCCATACACTTACAAGCGCCGCGCCGTTGAGGAAGGCTCTCTCGGGACATCCTGTAAGCTTGGTCCACTCGAGCCACCGCTTGTCATACAACCGGGTCCGCCACCGGAATCAGTTCCTTCCATGGAGGCATACATCGACGGCCTGAACTCCGCCCAGCAAGCGCTCAAGGATGCCCGCATTGAAGGCCTCCTCCTGAAACTGACGCCTGAATTGCTTGGTGATTTGGCAGATTGGCGGAATAAGTTGTCCGGCGTAGTTGAATTCATGGTCTGGGACAGCAGCGGATTGGAATACGAATCTTCATGGATACAATCCCTGAAAGCGGGAACCCGTCCCGGCGATGTATGGATGACCACCTACACCGACAGGGGTGAATGGATTTCCTTCTGTACTGAAGCGGCAGAGGCCAAGGCACGGGTAGCGCTCGCCATCTCGCCCGAGAGCTTGACCAAATTGTTTCCCGGTGACTTGGATGCCGCCGGATCGCCGGCCATAGTCACTTTACCGGACTCAGCGATCGTACATGCCAAGCCGCACGCCCTCGGCCGCTACCGGCAACTTGCGGAGGTTGTCTCGGCATTGGACAGTCGCAATCCCGTCTGGATCAGGAACAGTTCCGCGACTTCGATCGACCGGGAAAAAGATCACTTTGGTGACCGGCTTCTCGAGGCAAGCATGCTCAGCGGCGCACTCCTGTGTGACGGCATTGGCGATATGATCAGTGTGGAAACGGTGCCTTCGATCCGTCAGTCAACCACGCTGGCCTACGATATTCTTCAAGGAGCCCGGACCCGTTCGACTAAAACTGAGTACGTTGCCTGCCCGAGCTGTGGGCGCACCTTGTTTGACCTCCAATCCACCACCCAGCGAATCCGGGAGGCGACAGGTCACCTCAAGGGCGTCACAATTGCTGTCATGGGGTGTATCGTCAATGGGCCCGGCGAAATGGCCGATGCCGACTTTGGTTATGTCGGTGGTGCCCCGGGCAAGGTGAATCTTTATGTTGGCAAGGAATGCGTCCAATACCACATTCCTGCAGCGGAAGCTGTGGACGCACTCATCGCATTGATCAAGAAACACGACAAGTGGACTGACCCCGAACAGGATTAA